In Salvelinus namaycush isolate Seneca chromosome 16, SaNama_1.0, whole genome shotgun sequence, the sequence tgaagggagggaggggcagttcctcttgctgcttcGTAGGCAAGTACTATGGTCTGCGAGCTTTGTCTGGAAGCCAgtggagcggggtgacatgggagaatttGGGAAGGTTAAATGCCAGGTGGGCTGTAGCGTTATTGATAAGTTGCATGGGTTTGACGGAATAagggggagcccagccaacagcgagttgcagtagtccagatgggagatgacaagtgcctggattaggccCTGCGCCGCTttctgtgtgaggtagggtcttACTCTGCGGGTGTTGTAGATCATCAAAATGCACGAGCGAGCACTGCTTTGTTGTTTGCAGAGAAAGACAGGGTGTTATCCAgtgtcatttttatttttttgcattttggGAGGGGGGAAACTAATGGCGAGGTCATGGAGCGGGCAAGCCTTCCCCTGGAGGTAGAGCAGCTCTGTCTTTTTGAAATTGAGGTGGTTGGCCGACATCCATGCTGAAATCTCTGCCAGGCACACAGAGGTGCGTGTCACCACCTGGGTGTCGGAAAGAAAAAAGGAGTTGTCATCTGCATAGAAATGATatgagaccatgtgaggatatgacagagctgaaTGACTTGGTGTGTTGAGAGGACAGGGCCTAGAACCAAGCCATGGGGGataccagtagtgagagtacgtgttGCAGACAGAGCTTCACCATGTCCCCTGGTAGGaacggcctgccaggtaggatgcgaTCCAAGAGTATGCCTGAGGCGCCCAGCCCTGAGAGAGTGgaaaggaggatctgatggttcactgttcTCATCttcctagatctatccgctgccttcgacACAGAGTAGAGCGAGTCGGATTTGACAATGCGGAGAGCCTCTGACACAGAAGAGCAGTCTAGGTTGAGTGACCCTATCTTGAAGCATGGCTGGTTAGGGTTAAGAACatcattctgagagagagagcaggagttGGTCAGCTCCAGTGTTTAAAAATAAAATTATAACAACGGGATACCGGTCTGTATTTTGACGTTAGAGGGATCGAGTGTTTTGTGTCTTGAGGAGAGTCActcgggccattttgaagtcCGAAGGAACACAGTCAGGGATGAGGGTAGTGAGAAATGGGAGAAGATCTCCAGACAAGGGAATACAGGGGATTAGGTTGGGTGGCAAGACCTCACTAGTCgaaggatttcatctggagagacgGGAGAAAGAGttcaaggcgtagggtagttctgtgtgtgGGACCAGTgaactcaataggctgagtgaatgaggagcggatgtcgtcaaccttttcaaagtggttgaaaACGTGGTCCGCAGGGGTGGACAATTGAGAGACAAGGTGTGAGTTTCTTTGGGgtagaggcagaagcttgaaatttagactgatagaaagtggctttagcagtggATACGGAGGTAGAGGGAGTGAAAGCATGataggtcctccggaagtttAGTTGTATTCCTTTTCAGTGATGATTGATACATTGACTTTGGTCTGAAGCCAACCTTTCTGTCCTGGAGAAGAAAAAGGCACTGGTAACTCTCTACATTTTCTGTAGAATGTTGTCATTCATTGAGTTTTTTCATCTGTGATCCCAGGCATCCGGCGACTGCTAAGTGGTATGACAGGCGGGACTCCGTCTACATCGAGTTCTGCGTAGCGGACAGCAAGGATGTCAAGATCAATTTCGAGGATGCAAAGTTTGTTTTCAGGTGAGTTATAACTTCTGTCAGTGGAGGTTTAAAGGAGACGTTTGGCGAACTGCTCTAGGCATTTGATAATTCCTCGAATTCAGATTTAGTCACATTTATGCTGAATTTCCTTTCACCCCTCCCTTCATCAGTTGTCTTGGAGGAACTGATCAAGTCAAACATGAGAACGAAGTAGACCTTTTCGAAGGCATTGATCAAAATGTGAGTAACTTCATTGCATTGTCTTCCTGTCTTCAGGACAAGATGCAGATTGCATCTGACAAGATATAACTAAGGGGACTTAGTTTTGCAGCATGAAAGTGTTCATGTATCTCTCTTGTACACACAGGAATCCATTCACAAACGCACAGATCGGTCAGTGTTGTGCTGTTTACGAAAAGCTGAACCTGGGAAAGCGTGGCCTAGGCTAACAAAAGAGAAGGCTAAGGTCAGTGATGGTGTataatatattttccataatatATACACTAAATGGCCAAAAGTATCttgacaccctttcaaattagtagatttggctatttcagccccaCCCGTTGCTGGcgggtgtataaaattgagcacacctccatccaatctccatagacaaacattggcagtagaatggccagtgctgaagagctcagtgactttcaacatggcactgtcatgggatgccaccttttcaacaagtcagttgtTTGAATTTCTTCCTTGCTAGAGCTTCCCCAGTCGACtaagtgctgtttttgtgaagtggaaatgttagGCAACAAGCTCAGAGAACaggaccggcgagtgctgaagcatgtaaaaaaaaaaaaaaaaagaaatctgtcctcagttgtaatactcactacagagttccaggAGAActgctcactgacagggatgtaaacaaatttgtgcacaacatttgagagtaatGAGCATATTGAGAATATTGAACATTTTCATGAAGCTTCCAACAcgtcttgtgctgatgttgcttttCATTAATGCTGTTCTACTGCCAATGTaactatggagattgtatggatgtgtgctcgatttcatacacctgtcaggaacgggtgtggctgaaataaccaaatccactaatttgaaggggtgtccatatattTTTGTATCTAGTTATATATTAGTTaaatatatagataacaggcctcccgggtggcgcagtggtctagggcactgcatcgcagtgctaactgcgccaccagagtctctgggttcgcgcccaggctctgtcgcagccggccgcgaccgggaggtccgtggggctacgcacaattggcatagcgtcgtccgggttagggagggtttggccggtagggatatccttgtctcatcgcgctccagcgactcctgtggcgggccgggcgtagtgcgcgctaaccaagggggccaggtacacggtgtttcctccgacacattggtgcggctggcttccgggttggaggcgcgctgtgttaagaagcagtgcggcttggttgggttgtgcttcggaggacgcatggctttcgaccttcgtctctcccgagcccgtacgggagttgtagcgatgagacaagatagtaattactagcgattggataccacgaaaattggggaggaaatgggataaaataaaaaataaaatatatatatatatatatatagataacTAATATATCTATATAGTTAATTTAAATGCACATTTTCTGTATTTGGTGCATAATTGATTTTGGAACACTGAACTCTAAATGCACGTAAGGAAGATGACATCCTCCAAACGAGCATCTGCAATGCCTTTTTGTCATGCAAGATATTCCTCAACAGTTAACTTGGCTCAGTGTCGACTTTAACAACTGGAAGGACTGGGAGGGCGACTCAGACGAGGAACTAGGCAACTTCGATAATTTCCCAGAGGGGGGAGACGGGGATATGGCATTCAACACACAAGAAGCGATGGCTAAAGTAAGGGCCCTAGGGCAAACTGAACTTGCACTTGATTGCTGTATGAAAGGTTGGGCAAAGATTGTACAAGTAATATATGCCAACATGATGATATTTGTCTACAGCTGTAATGTGTGATTCTGGTTGCAGATGATGAACAACATGGGAGGGGAAGACTGCCTACCTGATCtagatgatgttgatgatgtaagAGCTTTTCTGTGGAGTTCCTTCTTTCCCTCAGTTTCACTTCACTTGGCTTAATACAAAAACATATCTCACTCAAGTCATGTCCCTCTTGTATATGGGTTTGCTAATGAATGATCAGTGTCTCTTCAGAATGTGTGGGACACAATAAGCACTTGCAAAACCTTAATTGCAATGGTCATATTTCGCTTGATCGCATGCTTTTTTTCTATTCCTGTTTAGGATGAGTCTGCAGATAGTGACGATGAAAGTAAGTGAAATGTTTTCTGACCAGATACTGAGCTTTCGAATGAAATTTTATACCCAGACATCCCTTAACCCTGAAAATGTTTTGATGCAAAATGTTCCATGCGAAGTATATTTTTTGACCATGTGGCCATTTGTTTACTTTACATTATTTATAACTGTTGGTTTTATTTTCAGAAATGCCTGATTTGGAATAAAAGGCCTCAAAATCCAGAAAGGAAGGCAGGAGGAATCATCAAGACTATCTTGAAATAGAAGGCAGTGGGTAAAAACACTGTACATGAGTCGGTAGCCACATTTAAATCCAGAGCTCTTTTCCAATCAGTCCACTGAAGGTTAATATGTATAGTGTTGTACGGAGCAGCAGTCTCCACTTCCATTTGCAGTGCTGCACTCTTGGCGTATCCTGTTTTACTATTAATTATTACAAGTAAGCATTTATGATTTGTTCTGAACTACTGTATAGTAATCATCCTCAACCTAGAAAACAATACATGTGAAGACATTTATGAGCAGTTGACTAATGTTATGAAGTGTAATTAAACGGACAAATGTTTTACACCCCCCGCCTCATGGATCTGTGTTTGAAGTTAGTTGATCAGGTTACAATTTCTGTTTGGTTCCCTCTTGTGATCCGCCTCCTGTGGCATATAGATAGTGATCAGAGAAACAGTTTAAAGTTTCAGTACCTTAGCCTTTAAACTTACATGTTACCCCTTTCCTCCTCACCTGTTAAATCGCAAAAACAGTATCAATGTTCATAAGATTTGAATGTTCTGAAATTCTGTCTTAATTAATGTTCTTCTCGAATATAAATTTTGTTACcagttttattttttactaattCCATATTGATATTATCTAACAGCAGATCACATGAAGGCAAATTGATAGGAGGCTTGAAGCTCGGTTTGACAAACATctggttgtttttgtttttttaccttcAAGAATCTTTCCATCTGTTTAGAGTTGTGGCAGAGTACATTACAATACTCCTGGGTCTTGTGTGGTGAAGGGGTTGATGGGGGGGATATGACATGGTAAACCTGTGTATTGACCAAATTAAACTTGCACTGTCAAGAAAATATGAGGTAAATGTGTAGTTATTGGTGTGTATGTCAAACCTGTAAAGTTATCACAGGCTTAAGCACTTCAAATGATGTTGAGTTACACtgaaatcatttttttttatacatcttTCTAAGAAACTAAGACTCGTGTTTCCCATGGTGCAAGTGTTTGAAGACGGGCTATGCATGTTTCATGTCAAATAAGTTTTTGAGAAGACACTGCTTTCAGTGGTGTGTGTGACTTTTCATACATTTCAAATGTAAATGGGAGGACATGGCAACTGTACTTCATTAATCACTGTTTACCAAACAAGTTACCAAGAAAACTGCATCGAGCGGTGTTTCTCAACCTTCAGACATCTGATCAGCTGCTCACTGATGTAGGTAAATATCCTAGAAATAATTCTGCTCCATGTTTGCTTtcatttgggtatgtcattttaggagagAATTTTTTTTAATGGGGCGGATCCTTTATCACACCCACCCCTTCCCTAAAATGAATGCTCTGCGCCCCAGCACCAGAGGGGGTTGTACATACACCAGCGCTTGCGTGCGCGCTAGTTCCCTTTACTTTTATTTATAGGCTACATAACCTGGTCTAAGCAACGTTTGAGGATATATTGTACCGTTGGTTATCAAAATATGTTCTTTCAGTATGAAAAGTTGGAAATGTTCTTTGTTGTGAAATCGAGAGGAGAATGACATCACTGACCGAGATGCAGATGACCACCTGCTACCATAGGACATAGGGAAGGCTAAAATATTGGCCAACAAATTTGTACAAATGACATTTGAACCGGACCATATCATAGTTACTGTGGGAAAAGTGGTTTCTGTCACTATAATGGAATATTGTTAATTTAGTACATGGCACTACATACCATTTCATTTGTCTGGGAATTTTTGTTAATGTTTAGGAATTAAACGTCACCCTCCCAACTCAGCGATATCtcagcataacttcctgtagcaGCATTATGACCAGACACCTTTTGCGCTGTAATGATTCCAGGAGACATCCCATTGGGTCCTTGAGCCGGCCTTTCTCTTCGGTATTGAATGAGAATAATTAAATAGTGCAAAACGATTAGGAACTGCGAGACATGAGACATAAACATAAAATCCAGATGGAGCTGAATGATGGTTAGTCGAttaatcaggctgtaatacacaatTAATTGGTATGTACAGCCTGAAACTAATGCCTGCAAAATAGTGTAAATgttccttacaagccagaatgttaaataaaattacatttaaacttaCTCTACCGGTTGTCTATGTGGTCTGTTCTTCAGCTGCTtgaaatttgagacaaaatatatACAGTAAAGTATTGCAAGATACATTTACATGATTTTGCAGTCATTTCCCCTATTCATCTGTAACTACACTAACATTCATACCTATTTTTAAATTACATGGTATATCTGGATTTTTGTGTGTAGTTTAAAGTACAGGTAGGCCCTACATCCAATTATTTAcgatgcatttggaaagtattcagacaccttccctttttccacattttacattacagccttattctaaaattgattaaattgttttgtattttcctcatcaatctacacacaataccccataatgacaaagcagaaacaggttttttgaatttttttctcatttataaaaaataagtgaaatatcacaattacataagtattcaaaccctttactcagtactttgttgaagagcttttggtagcgattacagcctcgagtctaattgggtatgaagctacaagctgtatttggggagtttctcccattcttctctgcagatcctctcaagctctgtcaggttggacaggGAGCTTcgctgctcagctattttcaggtctccagagatgttcgatcacattcaagtctgggctctggctgggctactcaaggacattcagggacttgtctcgaagccactcatgcattgtcttggctgtgtgcttagggttgttgtcctgttggaaggtgaaccttggagcaggttttcatccagGATCTttcagtactttgctccgttcatcttttcctgactagtttcccagtctctgccgctgaaaaacatccccacaacatgatgctgccaccaccatgcttcaccatagggatggtgccaggtttcctccagacgtgacgcttggcattcaggccaaagagttcaatcttggtttcataagaccagagaatattgtttctcatagTCAGAGAGACTATGAAAtgttttaaatttgagattcttcaaagtagccacccttgcacactcttggcatttactcaaccagcttcatgaggtagtcacctgaaatgcatttcaattaacatgtgtgccttgttaaaagtaaatttgtggaatttctttccatctttatgtgtttgagccaatctgttgtgttgtgacaaggtaagggtggtataggatagccctatttggtaaaagaccaagtccatattatggcaagaacagcccaAATAAgcagaaacaacagtccatcattactttaagtcatgaaggtcagtcaatccagaacatttcaagaactttgaaagtttattcaagtgcagtcgcaaaaaccatgaagcgctatgatgaaactggctctcatgagcactgccacaggaaaagaacacccagtgttacctctgctgcagaggatacatttattagagttaactgtacctcagattacagcccaaataaatgcttcacacagttcaagtaacagacacatctcaacatcaactgttcagaggagactgtgaatcaggctttcatggtcaaattgctttttggacaccaaaaagaagagatttgcttgggccaagaaacacgagcaatggacattagaccggtggaaatctgtcctttggtctcatgagtccaaattagattttttggggttccaatcgctgtgtctttgttagacgcagagtatgtgaacggatgatctctgcatgtggggttcccaccgtgaagcatggaggaggtgtgagggtgtgggggtgctttgctggtgacgctgtgatttatttagaattcaaagcacacataaccagcatgtgtatcacagtattctgcagcgatacgccatcccatctggtttgcgcttagtgggactatcatttgtttttcaacaggacaatgaccaaacacacctccaggctgtgtaagggctatttgaccaagaaggagagtgatggagtgctgcatcagatgacctggcctccacaatcacctgacctcaacccaattgagatagtttgggatgagttggaccacagagtgaagaaaaagcagccaacaagtgcttagcttatgtgggaactccttcaagactgttggaaaagcattccaggtgaaactggttgagagaatgccaagaatgtgcaaagctgtcatcaaggcaaattatggctactttgaagaataaagTATAAAAGAttaaagtataaaatatatttgtttaacacttttttggttactacatgattccatatgtgctatttcatagttttgatgtcttccctattgttctacaatgtagaaaattgtaaaaaaattagtaggtgtgtccaaactttggactggtaatGTAGAGTTTTGTCCTGAATAATTTAATTAATTCTTATGGAAGACTGCTCCTACTGGAGAGTGTCAATATGGCTGACCGGTGGCTACAAAGTCTTTTGATGGCCAATTCAACCACACCAGCCACTGCCTgctcaccctgctatcatccagaatgtGAGGTCAGAACAGCTGCATCaatctgggaccgagagactgaaaaacagcttctatctcaatgccATCTGTTAAATAGCAATCCCTAGCACCttcagaggctgctgccctatatacatagacttgaaatcactggacactttaataatggaacactagtcactttaataatgtttacatcatttgcattactcatcttatatgtatatactgtattctattctactgtattttagtctatgccgctccgacattgctcatccaaatatttatatattcttaattccgttcctttactttagatttgtgtgaattgttgtgaaattgttagatattacttgtaagatattactacactgttggagctagaaacacaagcatttcgcttcgcccacaataacatctgctaaacctGTATGTGagcaatacaatttgatttacaTCGTATCAGCAATCTAGGTTTTGTAGGTTTTGTATCGTTGCCTACGTCAGATGACAATTCTCCTAATATGGACTATTCCGGTGCTAGGACCCAGAGCTCTCCTGGCTGCCCGCAGCGTGTAAACTCCAGAGACGGAAGAGGAAGCGAGACAACCCATTcgctgttttatttattttttgtcaaATGACAGTCAATGACCTAAGTAGACCAAACACAACTGCTAttgcattggtgtctatgggagacCCACCCCGTTAAGTCGACCGGAACTGATCATTATTTTCAATAGTAAACGGCCTGAGTGAACTATCTTCATTTATCCGTCGGCGCACCCATTCACTTCTTCTTTCGGCTCGACGTATTTATCTTCTGTGATCATGGCTTTGATAGAACACAAGCCATGTTTGCTCATTTGAAACCCGAAGGTTAGCGAATACCTGTTAATTTACGTCACCTGTACCTACTTCAACCATATTTGTTCACTCGGATGATAAAAGACACCAGTGCCTTTGAAATCCAAGGATTACAAGGTTAGTCAGTTTTTATTACATTTTCTGTCAAacttttgatgtgtgtgtgtgtgtgagggagggtgATGGGGTCTCACAATAACTCAGCGAAAACAATGTGCGTTTATTAACTAACTAACAAAAAACACATAAAAAATGTTCAGAAACTTAAACGATACTCCAGGACGACTGATGTTGTTACTCTCCACGTGTTTCATTAACTAGCTATCATCGCAAAAGTTTAAAGAGCACAGACCTGCTGTGACTATTATGAACTAGTTTTACACTGCGTTGTAGTGAACTTCTGTTGATTATTGTCAATAACCTTGAATTTAGCATGATCTTATAAGGGCCTAGAGGTGTCGAATGATATGTTGAAACTATGGGCAACTTAATTTTAACCCGATTGTGTTAAATGTAGTTACATCTCACCTAACGAACTCATTGTTGGATTGTTTTTGTTGCAGTGTACAGTAACGTTAGAAAGATATCAGATTCTAACTAGATAACGCTAGATAGGCCTAACGTTAGTTGGAAATGAAGTTAACCATCGGGTGGCGAGTTTTGAATGAaagctaatttagctagctaatcaAGAAATGGACAATAACAAAACTAAACATGTTTAGCTATGCAACGGCTCGTGGCACCTTTTAATTAAATTACACAACAAGCCCTGACGTTTAGCCTTTTTTGTTTTCGTTATTGACAGTTTTGATAAGCAACTGGATAGCGGGATGGTCTAGCTAACTAGCAAACAATCAACTTCAATGTGACAAGTTAAATAAGGAGCTAATTTAACCATGACACGTTATCATGAAAGACTGCTATAGCTAGTTTGCTGACTAGTTGAGTATTGGATGAGAGATTCAGGTCTATGCAGAGGGGCGCTATCAGCAACAGCGCATGGTCACGTGTAGCAGACAGCCTTGCTAGTAAGCAATGACAACCGAATCAAAATTTCTGTCGTTAGAAAGTAGGTAATAAATGAATAACTACGGAAGTTGTCTGTTTTCTAATTGCAATTATAATATATTTGTGATATGGCTAAGATTTGTGGCGATCTAGCTTGCTAGTAACGTTATAGCTTAATGAAACCAATGTTTTCAACTAGCTACT encodes:
- the LOC120061303 gene encoding prostaglandin E synthase 3-like, whose protein sequence is MHPATAKWYDRRDSVYIEFCVADSKDVKINFEDAKFVFSCLGGTDQVKHENEVDLFEGIDQNESIHKRTDRSVLCCLRKAEPGKAWPRLTKEKAKLTWLSVDFNNWKDWEGDSDEELGNFDNFPEGGDGDMAFNTQEAMAKMMNNMGGEDCLPDLDDVDDDESADSDDEKMPDLE